TGGTTATCATAATTTTtagtatagtagttgtgactcattcacactatatacatttggcttccgcaacaatgtGTGTGTTTACTTGTCTATTATTGACATAAAACCAGTTTTGCAGTTCTTAACCACACATTTAGGCCTTTTTCTCCATTTGGAAAACAATAATGTGATGGTCAGAGTACTCTAGATATTATCAGACCAGACTTTAGCTTCACCAAATAGATTGCCAAGAATATAAAAGCCTTATATCGGCACAGACAGGTGAAACAGGAACTCGGAACAAAACATGAGAGTTACATTATTCCTGACAGTGTTGAATATATCTATTTAAGGTACCTGAGACAATGTATTTAAGGTAAACAATCAGTATTCTTTGAAGATTCTGAATGTGATGCATTGCACAAGATTTGAACTTTATGACTTCAAAGCCTTGTAATCAAGGCCTCATACAAATACATAACATGGTGTTCATATTGGAGCAAATCAAGAGTAATCTGAGATTGACAATGAGTTGAAGTCAGGCAATGATAAAAATAGACGTTGCTTTTGAATTTTGCATATTCCTGTTGTGCTGTCAGAAGGTAAGTTTTAGCAAGTGCATGTGCTTAATTAAGATATATTCTTCTTATCTATACAAGTGAATTATCTGAAAAAAGAAGGGGAAAATATGAAACAACTCATCCAGTAATCACAGGCTGGATGTGTTCATTATAGCCAGAAGACTGTATGGGCATGGTTTTAGCTGGGGTTCTCCACTACTTTTAGCAAGATTTCTGTTTGAAAAGTGAGTTGACACTCTCTTATATCTCAGAATAAAGGAAAGAGCACTAGCAGTGGTAAAACAAGAATCATAGAAAGCCAGAAAAATCAGTTTGGCTATCCCTTGTAGCGCCCACCGATGACTTGTTTTTCTTGTCATTCTTCAGCATTTAAATAACCGTATAGGAACGAGTCAGTTGGATATTTATGGTCATTGTGTTCAGTGAttggaaggggagccttggagcaacggtaaagttataTTCATGTGACCTACATGTAATgtgttcgagccgtggaatcaaCTTATGATGCTTGCGTCAGGTAGGCTATCTACATCACACACCTTGGGTGCGGCCTTTCCCCGGACCCTGCTTAAAGGCAGGATGCTTTGTGCAtcgaactatttttttttttttttgtgttcaaTGTCACCAGTCAATTGTCAAATAATGCAGCATCAAGTAGCCGCAGCTGCAAAAGTAACAGAGGAAAGGGGCTTTTTTCCTTTGACTTTGTTATTGGTGGCAAGACACTAGATAGTTATTCTTTTGAACATTTTCAAACTAAAGTCTTATCTCAGCTACTACTTACTGGCAGTTGCCtaatttatctcaaactcaagcCAGATATCTCTCCTACATGCCTTTCTATAACACTACATGAAAGAAAATATCAGTTTATAAATCAAGGTTTTTAGCATGCAACAGTGCTACCTTTGCAAAGGATTTATACACCTAAAAGCTGCAGCTTGACAAAAGAGTATTGATTCTCAAAGACAATTGGATATATACACCCCCGTCTGGTCAGTGTAAGCCTACAGAACCAACTCCCATAGTGGTCAGTGTATTGAGCTCAAGTTGTACAAACAATACCACCACTCCTTGCTCTCACATATCCAAAGATGGAGTGAAATGCAAATGGGACAAACTAGTTTGAAATTGAGATGCAGTTATTGTTTAAAGGAAGTGGGGAAAACTCACCTAAGCAACTAGCCACAGTCAACAGCACTGGATTTAGGATTTAGAGTCAGTAGGTTatactttcttttattcttttcgtACACATATAAGGTCCGAGCCTATGCTAGCAATTCCTTTCATTGGATACATAATATTATTCTTTGGACCACCCCTACAAATGCAGTTGCTGAAAATTGAATGACAGAAAGAATGCAAAATCTGAAGGGATTTCATTCATTGAACATTTTGTAAAGTTACAATGCAGTTAGATTTAGAAACCCTTCTTCGAGAAACTACAAGGAAATGCTACTAAGCActgttaaagaaaaaaataaagaaaagctaaaaggaaaagaagaagggTCATTGAAGATTATAAGATCTGGTAAATCTTCAGTAATAATTTCATGTCGCCGCATCCCTCAATATAGGTTACTTTCTCTCAGATCACCTCCTGAAAAACAGAGAAATGAACAAGACGTTAGTAAATGAATAATGGTGTAAAATGTCCACTATGCAGTATCAGGCTCACCAAAATCCCTAGGTGTCTTGCACTTATAACATTCTGCTCTGCTAGCATAGTTGTGCACACCACATCCTAATCTGTCAAACAAGAAGGCAGTTATTTAAGTTAAAATCCCAAAGATAGTATGTCAGTAGTAAAAGGAGGAGATTTGTGGCAGGCTAACAGTCAACGTAAAACTagtcaatcttgagacgaatcctCATATTACAATGTTTTCTAGGAATCCTAGCCTTATCAGTGATTTAtatgccagtagaaaatatagtgaacttctagtatttttaattttattttgtatatattggCTTGAGATGAGCTTAAATGCAGCGACGTGATTAGTGAAGACTCATATAGCCGACCCCAAATTGCCTCTGACTGAGGCATACGTGTTGCTGCTGTTGCAATTTTAGACAGAGACAAGCTTAAATGGAGAGACATGAACATTTAGGATTCATATAGTTAAACCTATCTTGCTAAGGATTGAGGCGtaggtgttgttgttgttacaaTATTGGGACTAGAATGAGCTTAAATTTAGCGACAGGAACAATGAAGATTAGTGTAGCCAATCTGACTTGTTAGGAATAGAagcgtagttgttgttgttgaagtaAATGTGAACTAACCTGCTGCAAATCCAATCGCCACTCTTCCAACCAGGAATAGTATTTGCATCATATCCATAACCTGCTGATGCCATCATTCCTGCCCCAATACCATAATAATCACTTTTTAAGGCACCACATCTATAGCAGTTTGTTCGACTCGCATAGTTGTGAGAACCACAGTTCATGGCACTGCAATACCAGTCTCCGGCTAAGACTTCTGTTTTGTTTAGTCCATACATGGCAACATCAGCCGGTGTTGCATATTTAGGACAGCTGCATCGTTGGCATGCATCCCTTTTCTTGAAATTTATGTGTTGGCATGCAGCACACATCCAATCTCCACTGCTCATTTTATGCCTACCTGAAAATGAGCATAAAAAGATGATGAGAACAAATTTTCATATGGGAAGTAAAATAGGCCATTGTAAGAGGCATGAAAAAACAACCGAAAAATCTTATTATTGTTTATCCATCTTTGAGGCCTCATTCTATAAAATGGTTATAGTTAACAAGGTCTCAGGTGCACTTGAAATTCTGTCTATATGCTAGAACTGCATTGCTTACACATGAACAATTATTTCATTCCAGGAAGAAATTTCGCGGCACATTAATCTTGTATTGAAGGGcctaattttttgaaaaacttggACTCAAGGCTGCATTTTTTTTGTGTGCAGAAGCTGGAAATCATGAATGGTTTGCTGAAATAATGAAATGATGAAATGAAACGCAGAAGGAAAATAAATCATCGATGCCTCACCTTGTGAAGATCTGAGCGTCTCAACTAGACGTAAACTTGAAGCTCAAGAAATGGTTTGCTGGAGGTAGTAATTTTGATGAATGGTCTGGGGAGGTTTATATAATTGGAAGAACTCATTACTGGGCCCCAAAGTGTCCTTTTTGATCTGCTGTGAGCTTCAGACAGTTTCCTTAAATGGGATTCCACAAGATAGCgcaaattttccaaaaaattatTGGATAAACCTCCTACTTTCCTTCCTTCTTGACTGTAAGGGGGTGGCTATCTAAAGTTGTCAACTGTCATATTCATGCATGTGAAGCACCATTTTCTTGCAGAAGTTCAATAATGCCCTTCCTTACCTGTTCAACGGTCCATTATTCTACTAAAAAGAGCTTCtcaaatattattctttgttCTGTATCCACTTCTAGTAGGTGTTATGAGGGGAAGATGTTATGTGAAAGGTGGGGTTATTTCACCGTGTGATCTTGCTAAGATCGATGGACCCTCGAGATGATTTGGATTCGCACGCTTACACATTAGATTAGCATGTGTAATCCACATTGGCGATGCAAGCAACTGCCTGACACGAAGGCTAATGTCGTTCAGGTGGAAAATGGTCCAGGTTCTAAAGGGGCAAAAACTGTAACAAGTTTACCACCAAGGAATCAATTCCCTCATAATGCAAATTCAAGTCCTATTATTCTtttgtgttattttcttcttaATAATTGAAAAGTGAATAAAGTGGTTTTCTTTTCATCTCCTGTTCTGTCAAGTctgtgtttacttgtttattttgacATAATACCAGTTTTAGAGCTCTTAATCACACATCTAGCTTTTCCTCCACTTGTAAAACAATGAGCAGTATGGATATTATCAGACCAGTCCTTAGTTTCACGAAATAGATTGCTAAGAATATAACAAGCTTTTATCGGCACAAAAAGGTGATACATGAATTCGGAACAAAACGTGAGAGTTGCATTATTCCTGTCAGTATTGAATACATCAATTTTAAGAGAAATACCTCTTTCTTGACAGGTACCTTAAACAATGTATTTAAGGTAAATGATCACATGGCGTTTACCTTTGTTTTTCATCAATAAAGAAATCAGTATTCTCTGAAGATTCTGAATGCGATGCATGGCACAAGATTTCAACTTTATGACCCTGAATCcctgtaattgtttatatgataAGTCAAAAGGTTAACCATCTTTGGCAATAATCAACTTACTGATCTCTCGCTTtacagaaaaggaaaagaagtgtaACTGTGTGAGGTTATAACTTGACTTGGTTCAAAAGCCTTAAAAGGAGAATGCTAATATCTGAATTCCCTTACTAAAGAGACGGTTGATTATGCATTTATGTTAGGATAATTTCAGCTAAGGTTCTAACATGACAGCGGTTCCAATCAGTTTTCAATCAGTGATCCAAGAATTGACAAATTGTCCTCACAGTTATAATGTCAAGAAATGAGTGAATACTACACAATGTATTGTCATTGATGAGTCACAGAAAAAAAATCCAGGCCTCTCATAAAAACACATAATATGGTGTTCTTATAGggataaatacaatattaatgtGAGTTTGACAATGAGTTGAAGCCATTTGACCAATTATCGGGGCCACAAATGCTGACATGTCAACCATAGATGATTCCACCTAAGCACAGAAGCTCGCGTGTTGACATAGGATTTGATAAGGAGGAATCCTAATCACCATTTTTAACCAGACAAGATGCATATTCTGGATAAGAAAACATCAGACAAAGCTCCATCCTTTATTCTATATATGTGACCATTCTGTAAAAGGGGTCCAATCCTCCTCAATAATACTTGCCAGAATCTACATCCTCACGGCAATGATAAAAATAGCCGTTGCTTTTGAATTTTGCATATTCCTATAGTGCTGTCAGAAGGTAAGTTTTAGCAAATGCTACTTTTGCGAATAATGCTTAATTAAGATATCGGCTTTGTTTGACAAAAAAAATGTAGCCTTTTGATTAAACTAACTAATTTTATATAAAAGGGGGATAACTCATCGTATATTAACTACATTGATGATTGTGACCATAAAATCAAGAAGGATGATTGTAGATGCCCTCTATAGGTGTGTTCATTATAGCCAAACGAACGCATAGAATGGTTTAGCCGGGGTTCTCCACTACTTTTAGCAAGATCTCGGTGTGACAAGTGAGTTGACACTCTTATATCTCATCAGAATAAAGGGTCCTAAAGATTGATTGATATTGATTCTAAGTAAATTCACTAGTAGTGGTAAAAAGGGAATCGGAAAAAAAAGCCAGAAAATCATTTTGGATAGCCCTTGTAGTGCCCCCACTATGGCCTGTTTTCTTATTGGTCTTCAGCATTCAAAATAAACCATATCGAAATGAGTTCAGTTGGATATTTTTTGTTATTGTATCCAATGATTGGGTTGCTGGATCAAAGCACCATTTCAAAATACTAACGCACTGATCAACTCTCAAGCAATGTAGCAGCAGGAAGCCACAGCTGCAAAGATATCAGGACGCCAAACAGCGATGGATCCAATATTACACATTTGAAATTACGGGTTTAGAATTTAATGTTTGTTGAAATTTTAGTGATATTTGACATATGTATCTATGCTTTTTGTCGAAAATATTGAGAGGTTGAGCGCATTGACTATATACTCCATCCGCCCCTGGTGCCAGGCGCTTTAATCTTCTGACTTCTCACAAATACTCCACAATCTTGGTTATTAGGTGGCAAGCAACTCCAGCTAATTATTCTTTTGAAAATTCTCATTCTAGTCTCAACTATTAACTATTTCAGTTGCCTCATTTATCTCAAAAGTCAACCCACAAATCTCTCCTACATGCCCTTCTATCGTCTACAGAGGCGGATGCAGCCTTGGGAAAACGGTTCATCTGAACCCTATATTTTCGACACGGAGCATAGATATATATGCTACATCAACAACTGGTAAATCCGAACTCACAACTTCCAAAGTATAATGAGTTCAGCGCTAAGATAAATTCTTGATCCGGTTCTGTTAACAGTGACAAGTACCATGTTTTGGCACAATAATTTTGTAGCAAAAGCAAAAAGGTCACATTACCTTGTTGGATATATAGTTCCATTGGTAGTTATACCTCCACTGCCCATACAGAACCTGAAAAATATAACATATGTTTAGTCAAATACTTTGTAACAGACCAACAATATGTAGCAGAACTACTTTTAAGCCAATTGCAAAAGGCTGCAGCTTGACAGAACAGAATATATTCTTAAAAACACCTACATCTATATTCTTGTGAGACTAATAAACAAATTCCCATATTGTTCATGTATAGGTTTCATCACACTTAGAAAGATTCACTTTTGAGACAATGTATTGAAAACAAGTTGTTTTTCTGcaccaaataaaaaaatttcttaACAACCATTAACCAAATTTGAGAACTTATCTCATCCACATTATCAATGtttttttcttccattttgtCTGTTACACCCTGAATTTTTTGTAGTTTTTCGTTGTGTGTCCTCAATGAATAGAACATTACGATCCAACTTCACATTTTCCCTTTTCTGAGGATTTCACTCACAAAAAAGGGATTGTATATATCTCCTCATCTGCCTGCGTAAGCATTCACCCCGAGTGTTCCTTGCTCTTGGTCCACCTCCCCTAAGTGGGGCAGGGCAGAGGCGAACCTATGTATTACAGTGAGGGGTCACCAGACCCGTAAGCTTCGGTAGAAAtcttgtatatgtatatgtatatgtatatgtatatgtatatacctTGAAAATATTTAATATAAAGCACTTGGCACCCTGAGCACTAAAAGTCTTTAGCGGGCACTGTTGAGCAGAATACTATGCCCCCATCACGTAAAAGTCCAGAGTCCGCCTCTGGAGCAGAGCAGTGAAGGGGGTAAACATTTAGCCACACTCAATATTTACACCAAACTAATGAAATGAATGCGTGACATGTTTTTGTACCCAGGTGCAATAGATTTTGTTTTCGGGCCAAAGTTCATTTCGAGTTTAAGTAATATACATCGACATGGTAAAGAAATTTACATGCCATAACAGGTAAAGGTAACCCGATAGTGTAAAATTTCTTAGGGTGCGGTATATACAACTTAAACTCATCCAAAAATTGTACCTTTATCTCCTTTTCCAATGATATCAAGATAGCTTGTATCAAACTACAACACAAAAACAATGACACTCACTTTCTCCATTCCCTCAACTGCACCTTTAACTATCCTCCACTTTCTCCCAAGTTCAGATCCCCCTTACAAACTACTCCAAACCCACCCATCCTTTGCTCTTTTATCAAAATGCAAAAACATGGAAGACCTCAAAAAAGTGCATGCTCAGTTCATTAAATTTGGTTTACACAATACTCAATTTGCACTAAGCAAACTTGTTGAATTTTGTGCAGTTAATCCCCATACTGACTTGTCATATGCTTTATCAATCTTTAACACTACTGAAAACCCTAATCACGTTAtgtttaacatgataattagGGGATATTCATTGAGTGAAAATCCAAATTTAGCTattgaattttatgaaaaatTGCTCTTTTCGGGTAATCAGCCGAATTCTTATACATTTCCATTTGTTTTTAAATCTTGTGCTAAAATTATGGATACCCAGATTGGGAAAATGATTCATGGGCATGTTTTTAAACTTGGGTTGATGACTGATGTTTATGTACATGCTTCACTTATTAATATGTATGCTCAAAATGGTGAATTGGATGATGCTAGATTGGTGTTTGACAAAAGTTCTGAAAGAGATGCTGTGTCTTTCACGGCATTGATTAATGGGTACGCGTTGAAGGGCCGTGTGGATGATGCTCGTAAACTGTTTGATGAAATGCCTGTAAGAGATGTTGTTTCGTGGAATGCTATGATTTCAGGGTATACTCAGATGGGTCGGTTTGAGGAGGCGTTAATGTTGTTTGAGGAGATGAGAAATGTGAATGTGACACCTTCAGTGAGCACGTTATTGAGTGTTCTCTCTGCTTGTGCTCGTGCAGGTGAACTTAAATTAGGGAGTCGTGTGCGGTCGTGGATTGAAGATCATGGTCTTGGTTCGAATATTCGTCTTGTGAATGCCCTTATTGATATGTATGCAAAATGTGGCAATCTTGATAGTGCAAGGGACTTATTCGAGGGTCTAGAGGAAAAAGATCTCGTATCGTGGAATGTTATGATTGGGGGTTATACACATACGGGCAATTATAGAGAAGCGTTGGCTGTTTTTCATCGAATGCAGCAGGCAAATATGGCGCCTAATGATGTGACTTTGTTGAGTGTCCTTCCGGCTTGTGGGCATTTAGGTTCTCTAGATCTTGGCAAGTGGATACATGCTTATATTAACAAGCATTATCAACACTTACAAAACACTTCTCTTTGGACTACTCTGATAAATATGTATGCAAAATGTGGAGCCATCACAGCAGCAAAACAAGTCTTTCAGGGAATGAAAACTAAAACTCTAGCTTCATATAATGTGATGATCTTGGGGCTAGCAATGCATGGCGATGCATATGAAGCACTGGAGCTTTTCCGGAAAATGACAGAGGAAGGAATGAAGCCAGATGATATAACATTCGTTAGCATTTTAACAGCATGTAGTCATGCTGGTTTAGTGGATCTTGGTCAAGAATATTTTAATACCATGATCCAAAGCTACAACTACACACCAAAGTTGCAACATTATGGATGTATGATTGACCTTCTAGGGCGAGCAGGGAAATTTGATGAAGCAATGGCCATGATTGAAAGAATGGACGTGAAACCCGATGGTGCAATATGGGGTTCCTTGCTAGGGGCTTGTAGAATCCACAAGAATCTTGAGTTAGGCGAATATGCTGCCAAGAACCTATTTGAACTGGAACCTGATAATCCTGGGGCGTACGTGCTCTTATCCAACATCTATGCAGGTGCTGGAAAATGGGACAAAGTAGCGTTGATTCTTACCTTTTTAAATGATAAAGGAATGAAGAAAGTTCCCGGTTGTACCTCGATTGAGATAGATAGAATAGTCCATGAGTTTCTTGTTAGTGATAGAACACATCCGAAGAGCAACGAGATTTATAAAATGCTAGATGAAGTTGATAGGCTATTGGAAATGGCTGGCCATGTTCCAGACACATCTGAGGTACATTATGAGATGGATGAGGAGTGGAAGGAAGGAAAGCTAAGTGAACATAGCGAGAAGTTGGCTATTGCCTTTGGATTGATCGGTACCAAACCAGGGACAACACTCAGGATTGTTAAGAATCTTAGAGTGTGTGGCAATTGTCACGAAGCCACGAAGTTAATATCTAAGATATTTAATAGGGAGATCATTGCAAGAGATAGGAACCGATTTCACCATTTCAAGGACGGTTCTTGCTCATGCATGGACTACTGGTGAATTGATAAAGATCAAGCAAGTGAAGGCTCAGTATATGCTCTCATGTATTTGAGAGAAGCAAATGATAATAGCCGATAAAGATGCTACTTATATAGCTGAGAAAATAACTTGGTGTTGCAGATTATCCAAAATGTAGATCATTAAGTTGGAGCAATGGACATAACATTTTGTACATTATTCTCTGTAAACTCCATTGACGATTTCAAATACTGCAACAGTGGTACATAAGCTTTACAAAGCATATACTGTAATCTTGAAATTATCATGAAGAAGATACTGTTGCCAGTGGCATTAAATGATTCGCGAATTGCAAAGGCATCAAAACCAGGTTATTTCATCTGATCAAG
Above is a window of Nicotiana tabacum cultivar K326 chromosome 8, ASM71507v2, whole genome shotgun sequence DNA encoding:
- the LOC107823047 gene encoding RNA-binding protein involved in heterochromatin assembly dri1-like; this translates as MAKNVSLASVDQKLAMAKRCSHEGVVAGAKAAVVATVATAIPTVLYGQWRYNYQWNYISNKGFRVIKLKSCAMHRIQNLQRILISLLMKNKGRHKMSSGDWMCAACQHINFKKRDACQRCSCPKYATPADVAMYGLNKTEVLAGDWYCSAMNCGSHNYASRTNCYRCGALKSDYYGIGAGMMASAGYGYDANTIPGWKSGDWICSRLGCGVHNYASRAECYKCKTPRDFGGDLRESNLY
- the LOC107823046 gene encoding pentatricopeptide repeat-containing protein At1g08070, chloroplastic-like, which produces MTLTFSIPSTAPLTILHFLPSSDPPYKLLQTHPSFALLSKCKNMEDLKKVHAQFIKFGLHNTQFALSKLVEFCAVNPHTDLSYALSIFNTTENPNHVMFNMIIRGYSLSENPNLAIEFYEKLLFSGNQPNSYTFPFVFKSCAKIMDTQIGKMIHGHVFKLGLMTDVYVHASLINMYAQNGELDDARLVFDKSSERDAVSFTALINGYALKGRVDDARKLFDEMPVRDVVSWNAMISGYTQMGRFEEALMLFEEMRNVNVTPSVSTLLSVLSACARAGELKLGSRVRSWIEDHGLGSNIRLVNALIDMYAKCGNLDSARDLFEGLEEKDLVSWNVMIGGYTHTGNYREALAVFHRMQQANMAPNDVTLLSVLPACGHLGSLDLGKWIHAYINKHYQHLQNTSLWTTLINMYAKCGAITAAKQVFQGMKTKTLASYNVMILGLAMHGDAYEALELFRKMTEEGMKPDDITFVSILTACSHAGLVDLGQEYFNTMIQSYNYTPKLQHYGCMIDLLGRAGKFDEAMAMIERMDVKPDGAIWGSLLGACRIHKNLELGEYAAKNLFELEPDNPGAYVLLSNIYAGAGKWDKVALILTFLNDKGMKKVPGCTSIEIDRIVHEFLVSDRTHPKSNEIYKMLDEVDRLLEMAGHVPDTSEVHYEMDEEWKEGKLSEHSEKLAIAFGLIGTKPGTTLRIVKNLRVCGNCHEATKLISKIFNREIIARDRNRFHHFKDGSCSCMDYW